A genomic region of Janthinobacterium lividum contains the following coding sequences:
- the pheT gene encoding phenylalanine--tRNA ligase subunit beta has product MQFSENWLRTMVDPKMTSDELAHLLTMSGLEVEDVDPVAPPFSNVVVGLVLEMEKHPNADRLNVCQVDVGTGTMLNIVCGAPNVRPGLKVVCAMAGAVLPPGADGKPFEIKVGQLRGVESQGMLCSARELKLSEENAGLMELPDDAPIGQNFRDYFALNDLKFTIKLTPNKADCLSVLGVAREVSALTGVPLNAPQFRTVPVSSDEILPVKVSAPDLCGRFTGRVIRGLNAKAATPDWMKQRLERSGQRPLSALVDISNYVMLELGRPSHVFDLAKIHGSLDVRWGKKGESVKLLNGNTIAVDEWIGVIADEQEIESLAGIMGGDASSVSDDTDSIYLEAAFWWPNAIQGRARRLNFSTDAAHRFERGVDFATTVEHIERITALIVEICGTPATTVGPVDDHVVNLPQRQPVSMRTARAQKVIGVPLNDELIADIFTRLALPYTLADGVFSVTSPSYRFDIEIEEDLIEEVARVYGFENIPTLPPVAANVMQIAPENTRSLFAVRHELADLGFQEVVNMSFVDTAWERDFSGNTNPIKLQNPIASQMSVMRSSLIGSLIANVRYNLNRKTNRVRIFEVGAIYQRDDSVENGPLSVAGYAQPKRVAAMAYGAVADEQWGQAARTVDFFDVKADLEALFAPLVLRFTKAEHPALHPGRSANVELDGKVIGFIGELHPRWMQKYDLPLAPVLFEVDAAALTQRVVPAYQEISKFPGASRDLAVVVKQSVAVQDLLDRFHAAAKSSPAARIVQAIVLFDEYRGKGLEVDEKSLAFRISLQDTQNTLQDDVVDGLMAVLIDAAKQGHDAKLRS; this is encoded by the coding sequence ATGCAATTTTCCGAAAACTGGCTCCGTACCATGGTCGATCCGAAGATGACTTCGGACGAACTGGCCCATCTGCTGACCATGTCCGGTCTCGAAGTCGAGGACGTCGATCCTGTCGCCCCGCCGTTCTCGAACGTGGTGGTAGGCCTGGTCCTGGAGATGGAAAAACATCCGAATGCGGACCGCCTGAATGTGTGCCAGGTCGATGTCGGCACGGGCACCATGCTCAACATCGTCTGCGGCGCGCCGAACGTGCGCCCGGGCTTGAAAGTCGTGTGCGCGATGGCGGGCGCCGTGCTGCCGCCTGGCGCCGATGGCAAGCCGTTTGAAATCAAGGTGGGCCAGCTGCGCGGCGTCGAGTCGCAAGGCATGCTGTGCTCCGCGCGCGAATTGAAATTGTCGGAAGAAAACGCCGGCTTGATGGAATTGCCGGACGACGCGCCGATCGGCCAGAATTTCCGCGATTACTTTGCGCTCAACGATTTGAAATTCACCATCAAGTTGACGCCGAACAAGGCGGACTGCCTGTCCGTGCTGGGCGTGGCGCGCGAAGTGTCGGCCTTGACGGGCGTGCCCCTGAATGCGCCGCAGTTCCGCACCGTGCCGGTTTCCAGCGACGAAATCCTGCCCGTGAAAGTCAGCGCGCCGGACCTGTGCGGCCGTTTCACGGGCCGCGTCATCCGCGGCTTGAACGCCAAGGCAGCCACGCCGGACTGGATGAAGCAGCGCCTCGAGCGCAGCGGCCAGCGTCCGCTGTCGGCCCTGGTCGACATTTCCAACTATGTCATGCTGGAACTGGGCCGTCCCAGCCACGTGTTTGACCTGGCAAAGATCCACGGCAGCCTCGACGTACGTTGGGGCAAGAAGGGCGAGTCCGTCAAGCTGTTGAATGGCAACACCATCGCCGTCGACGAGTGGATCGGCGTCATTGCCGATGAGCAGGAAATCGAATCGCTGGCCGGCATCATGGGCGGCGACGCCAGCTCGGTGTCGGACGATACGGACAGCATCTACCTGGAAGCGGCATTCTGGTGGCCGAACGCCATTCAAGGCCGCGCGCGCCGCTTGAATTTCTCGACCGATGCGGCACACCGCTTCGAGCGCGGCGTCGATTTCGCCACCACAGTCGAGCACATCGAGCGCATCACGGCCCTGATCGTGGAAATCTGCGGCACGCCGGCCACGACCGTCGGTCCTGTCGACGACCACGTGGTGAACCTGCCGCAGCGCCAGCCCGTGTCGATGCGCACGGCGCGCGCGCAAAAAGTCATCGGCGTGCCGCTCAACGATGAGCTGATCGCCGATATCTTCACGCGCCTGGCCCTGCCATACACCCTGGCGGACGGCGTGTTTTCCGTGACGTCGCCCAGCTACCGTTTCGACATCGAGATCGAGGAAGACCTGATCGAGGAAGTGGCGCGCGTGTACGGCTTTGAAAACATCCCGACCTTGCCGCCCGTGGCCGCGAACGTGATGCAGATTGCACCGGAAAATACCCGCTCGCTGTTTGCGGTACGTCATGAGCTGGCCGACCTGGGCTTCCAGGAAGTGGTTAACATGAGCTTTGTCGATACGGCATGGGAGCGCGATTTCTCGGGCAATACGAACCCGATCAAATTGCAGAACCCGATCGCCAGCCAGATGAGCGTGATGCGTTCCTCGCTGATCGGCAGCCTGATCGCCAATGTGCGCTACAACCTGAACCGCAAGACGAACCGCGTGCGCATCTTCGAAGTGGGCGCCATCTACCAGCGCGACGACAGCGTGGAAAACGGCCCCTTGTCGGTGGCTGGCTACGCCCAGCCGAAGCGCGTGGCGGCCATGGCCTACGGCGCGGTTGCCGACGAGCAGTGGGGCCAGGCTGCGCGCACGGTCGACTTCTTCGACGTGAAGGCGGACCTGGAAGCGCTGTTTGCACCGCTGGTCTTGCGTTTCACCAAGGCGGAACATCCGGCCCTGCATCCGGGCCGTTCGGCCAATGTGGAGCTCGATGGCAAGGTCATCGGTTTCATCGGCGAATTGCACCCGCGCTGGATGCAAAAGTACGACTTGCCGCTGGCGCCCGTGCTGTTCGAAGTCGACGCCGCTGCCTTGACGCAACGAGTCGTGCCGGCATACCAGGAAATCTCGAAATTCCCTGGCGCCAGCCGCGACTTGGCCGTGGTCGTCAAGCAATCGGTAGCCGTGCAGGATCTGCTCGACAGATTCCATGCCGCCGCCAAGTCGAGCCCGGCAGCGCGTATCGTGCAAGCCATTGTTTTATTTGATGAATATCGTGGAAAAGGGCTGGAAGTGGATGAAAAAAGCCTTGCTTTCCGGATTAGCTTGCAAGATACTCAAAACACCCTGCAAGACGACGTCGTCGACGGCCTGATGGCTGTCCTGATCGATGCGGCCAAGCAGGGCCACGACGCGAAACTGCGTTCGTAA
- the pheS gene encoding phenylalanine--tRNA ligase subunit alpha has product MNSLEELVVSAQADFIAAADAAALENAKARYLGKTGQITEMMKGLGKLDPDARKAQGALINAVKVQIEDALTARRDALADAQMQGRLNAEAIDVTLPGRGRMPGGIHPVMRTWERVEEIFRSIGFDVADGPEIENDWTNFTALNSPENHPARSMQDTFYIDGNDTDGKPLLLRTHTSPMQVRYARTHTPPIKVIAPGRTYRVDSDATHSPMFHQVEGLWIAEDISFADLKGVYLNFVKAFFETDDLQVRFRPSYFPFTEPSAEIDIAFGSGPLKGRWLEVSGAGQVHPTVVKNFGLDPEKFIGFAFGSGLERLTMLRYGINDLRLFYEGDLRFLKQFN; this is encoded by the coding sequence ATGAACTCCCTAGAAGAACTCGTCGTCTCGGCCCAGGCTGACTTTATCGCCGCCGCAGACGCTGCCGCACTTGAAAACGCCAAAGCCCGCTACCTGGGCAAGACTGGCCAGATTACTGAAATGATGAAGGGCCTGGGCAAGTTGGACCCGGACGCGCGCAAGGCGCAAGGCGCCCTGATCAACGCCGTCAAAGTGCAGATCGAGGACGCGCTGACGGCGCGCCGTGACGCACTGGCCGATGCACAGATGCAAGGCCGTCTGAACGCCGAAGCGATCGACGTGACCTTGCCAGGCCGTGGCCGCATGCCCGGCGGCATCCATCCCGTGATGCGCACGTGGGAGCGGGTCGAGGAAATCTTCCGCTCGATCGGCTTCGACGTGGCCGACGGCCCCGAAATCGAGAACGACTGGACCAACTTCACGGCGCTCAACAGCCCGGAAAACCACCCGGCCCGTTCCATGCAAGACACGTTCTACATCGACGGCAACGATACCGATGGCAAGCCCTTGCTGCTGCGCACGCACACGAGCCCGATGCAGGTGCGCTATGCGCGCACGCACACGCCGCCGATCAAGGTCATTGCGCCAGGCCGCACCTACCGCGTCGACAGCGACGCCACCCATTCGCCGATGTTCCACCAGGTCGAAGGCCTGTGGATCGCCGAAGACATCAGCTTTGCCGACCTGAAGGGCGTGTACCTGAATTTCGTCAAGGCCTTCTTCGAGACGGACGATTTGCAGGTGCGCTTCCGTCCATCGTACTTCCCGTTCACGGAACCGTCGGCCGAGATCGATATCGCCTTTGGCTCCGGTCCATTGAAAGGCCGTTGGCTGGAAGTGTCGGGCGCCGGCCAGGTGCATCCGACCGTGGTGAAGAACTTTGGCCTCGATCCCGAGAAATTCATCGGTTTTGCTTTCGGCTCCGGCCTGGAACGCTTGACGATGCTGCGTTACGGCATCAACGACCTGCGCCTGTTCTATGAAGGCGATTTAAGGTTCCTGAAGCAATTCAACTAA
- a CDS encoding integration host factor subunit alpha produces the protein MLVAKVRQEAEKDLPTLTKAELAELLFEQVGLNKREAKDMVETFFDEIRNALERGEAVKLSGFGNFQLRDKPQRPGRNPKTGEEIPITARRVVTFHASQKLKSMVEETSPLARAA, from the coding sequence ATGCTGGTTGCCAAAGTGCGCCAGGAAGCGGAAAAAGATTTACCCACCTTGACCAAGGCGGAACTGGCCGAATTGTTGTTCGAGCAAGTGGGCCTGAACAAGCGCGAAGCGAAGGATATGGTCGAGACCTTTTTCGACGAGATCCGCAATGCGCTCGAGCGTGGCGAGGCCGTCAAGCTGTCCGGTTTCGGCAATTTCCAGTTGCGCGACAAGCCGCAGCGGCCCGGCCGCAATCCGAAGACGGGCGAAGAGATTCCCATCACGGCGCGCCGTGTCGTGACCTTTCATGCGAGCCAGAAGCTGAAAAGCATGGTCGAAGAGACCAGTCCGCTGGCACGTGCTGCCTGA